Proteins from a genomic interval of Clostridium scatologenes:
- a CDS encoding HlyD family secretion protein produces MKKRGLIFTSLIMVSCFFTGCSNNAAALTGDNLTKKSTSNLVIQGNIETKEVNINSKIAGKITAIKVVEGDSIKSGQVLITIDNSLFVAKDAQSKAQIDAATGQMKAAQSAKAAAQAQLQKAQNGARPEEIDEAKAQYDLAQSTYDRVKGLFDKGYAAQADLDKAKASFDVASNQYNMAKDGARKEDIAALQAQVNQADATIQGYQAQIKQAEGGQSEVQSYIDDTTITAPVDGIVNQLNVEVGELVSTGMPLLVITNTTKPWIECNIKETDLSKVKLNGTVSVKLPSYPKEKLTGKIVRINEKPDFAVKRATNDNGDFDVLSYGVKVELQDTTKQLHQGMTALVDFGK; encoded by the coding sequence ATGAAGAAAAGAGGTTTGATTTTTACATCATTAATCATGGTATCATGTTTTTTTACAGGATGCAGTAATAATGCAGCAGCACTTACAGGAGATAATTTAACAAAAAAAAGCACTTCTAATTTAGTTATTCAGGGAAATATAGAAACTAAGGAAGTAAATATAAACTCTAAAATTGCAGGAAAGATAACAGCTATAAAAGTAGTTGAAGGTGACAGCATAAAAAGCGGACAGGTCTTGATAACTATAGATAATAGCTTATTTGTTGCAAAGGATGCTCAATCAAAAGCTCAAATTGATGCGGCTACTGGACAAATGAAAGCAGCACAATCAGCAAAGGCAGCAGCACAAGCACAGCTTCAAAAGGCTCAAAATGGAGCAAGACCAGAAGAAATAGATGAAGCTAAGGCTCAATATGATTTAGCGCAATCTACATATGATAGAGTAAAGGGACTATTTGACAAGGGGTATGCAGCTCAAGCAGATTTAGATAAAGCTAAGGCTAGTTTTGATGTAGCATCAAATCAATATAATATGGCTAAAGATGGAGCAAGAAAAGAAGATATAGCAGCACTCCAAGCACAGGTAAATCAAGCAGATGCAACAATACAGGGTTATCAAGCACAGATTAAACAAGCTGAAGGTGGACAAAGTGAAGTTCAAAGCTATATAGATGATACTACAATTACGGCACCAGTAGATGGAATTGTAAACCAGTTAAATGTGGAAGTCGGTGAATTAGTATCTACAGGTATGCCTCTTCTTGTAATAACAAATACAACTAAGCCATGGATTGAATGTAATATAAAGGAAACAGATCTTTCAAAGGTAAAATTAAACGGAACGGTTTCAGTAAAACTTCCAAGTTATCCTAAAGAAAAGCTTACAGGTAAGATAGTAAGAATAAATGAAAAACCAGATTTTGCCGTTAAAAGAGCTACAAATGATAATGGAGATTTTGATGTACTATCTTATGGTGTTAAGGTTGAATTACAGGATACAACTAAACAGCTTCACCAAGGTATGACAGCCCTTGTTGACTTTGGAAAGTGA
- a CDS encoding cell wall-binding repeat-containing protein, which produces MISRKLLTMVISAGIVVSAVVNVNAAPQSQRLWGLDRYETCSSIVNQGWTSTSYYAVIVNGENFPDALSAAPLAEKYNAPILLTQDDTLNSNTVNELKRLNVKNVIIVGGEGVVKPVVESAINKLGIQTSRYRGQDRDETALKVASQIGTKNGIIVAVNSDYADALSAAPIAAREQMPIILVSKDTYNFGLQSFIQMNNIPKTYVLGDSNVISDRVASIFPNVQRITGNNKYERNINIINTFKDKLNFNNLYLAYSEQFADALSGSVLAANNYNPVILVGNEISDVTNNFVKNNLNSVNNIIALGGHAVIKDSLVNGLISGTAQNPDDTNVDLYENEGNTPRNLLNGGFIVEKNGWIYYVKNGDKVCKIKTDGTQERVLSVAKNPRSINVVEDTIYYVGDTSNSSINNSYTGAVSIFKGYTDNTSFNSLVTKREENYGQEYPYMQVEGNSVCYSPNFRFISRENANYYEEFHKLSVDTNEDKISSGEYFKSMIVKNGYVYFSTLYNDEIRKMPISGNKKKDGTIDNKEINFGIKGTVLDVVNDYIYYTDTNGDNYRIKEDGSNKTKVANITDKFIIHGDWIYYILKDSDNLGQLHKMKFDGTQDVGLDAYKVSSFAITGDWIYYRISGNGNIYRLQLDGTRKEEFPDKIGVKSIDDIDVSVKKGDSYKLPVVIRGIMGDDSTQYFGVTWDKKDIDTNTVGIYKFSGTVNGYNKKVTLSVRVY; this is translated from the coding sequence ATGATTAGTAGAAAGTTATTAACTATGGTTATATCTGCGGGTATAGTTGTATCTGCTGTTGTAAATGTTAATGCTGCACCACAAAGTCAAAGATTATGGGGATTGGATAGATACGAAACATGTTCAAGCATTGTAAATCAAGGGTGGACATCAACTTCTTACTATGCCGTTATTGTTAATGGTGAGAATTTTCCAGATGCGTTAAGCGCAGCTCCTTTAGCTGAAAAGTATAATGCGCCCATTCTTCTTACACAAGATGATACTCTTAATTCCAATACAGTTAATGAATTAAAGAGACTTAATGTTAAGAATGTAATTATAGTAGGTGGAGAAGGTGTAGTGAAGCCTGTTGTGGAAAGTGCTATAAATAAATTAGGAATACAAACTTCAAGATATAGAGGGCAAGATAGAGATGAAACAGCTTTAAAAGTAGCTTCTCAAATAGGAACTAAAAATGGAATAATAGTAGCTGTAAACAGTGATTATGCAGATGCATTATCTGCGGCACCCATAGCTGCAAGGGAGCAAATGCCAATAATTTTAGTATCAAAGGATACATATAATTTTGGTTTGCAAAGTTTTATACAAATGAATAATATTCCAAAGACATATGTATTAGGAGATTCTAATGTTATAAGTGATAGGGTAGCTAGTATTTTTCCTAATGTTCAAAGAATTACAGGAAATAATAAATATGAAAGAAATATAAATATAATAAATACTTTTAAGGATAAGCTTAATTTTAATAATTTATATTTAGCATATTCAGAGCAATTTGCGGATGCATTATCAGGTTCGGTACTTGCTGCTAACAATTATAATCCTGTAATTTTAGTTGGAAATGAAATTTCAGATGTTACGAATAACTTTGTAAAAAATAATTTGAATTCAGTCAATAATATAATTGCATTAGGCGGACATGCTGTAATAAAAGATAGTCTAGTTAATGGTTTAATATCTGGAACTGCACAGAATCCAGATGACACTAATGTGGATTTATATGAAAATGAAGGTAATACCCCAAGGAACCTGTTAAATGGTGGATTTATTGTGGAAAAGAATGGTTGGATTTACTATGTTAAAAATGGAGACAAAGTATGTAAAATAAAGACTGATGGTACTCAGGAAAGAGTATTATCTGTTGCTAAAAATCCTAGATCTATAAATGTTGTAGAGGATACTATATATTATGTGGGAGATACATCCAATTCATCAATTAATAATTCATATACAGGGGCTGTTTCTATCTTTAAAGGATATACAGATAATACCTCATTTAATTCTTTAGTAACTAAGAGAGAAGAGAATTATGGTCAGGAGTATCCATATATGCAGGTTGAGGGGAATTCAGTATGCTACTCTCCAAATTTTAGATTTATAAGTAGGGAAAATGCTAATTATTATGAAGAATTTCACAAATTAAGTGTTGATACTAATGAAGATAAGATATCTTCTGGAGAATATTTTAAATCCATGATAGTTAAAAATGGATATGTTTATTTTTCAACTCTTTATAATGATGAAATAAGGAAAATGCCTATTTCTGGAAACAAGAAAAAGGATGGCACAATTGATAATAAAGAAATAAACTTTGGTATCAAAGGAACGGTATTGGATGTAGTTAATGATTATATTTATTATACTGATACTAATGGTGATAATTATAGAATAAAAGAAGATGGAAGCAATAAGACTAAAGTTGCTAATATTACTGATAAATTCATTATACATGGTGATTGGATTTACTATATACTAAAAGATAGTGATAATTTAGGTCAATTGCATAAAATGAAATTTGATGGTACTCAGGATGTTGGATTAGATGCATATAAGGTTAGTAGTTTTGCAATTACTGGAGATTGGATATACTATCGTATTTCTGGAAATGGTAATATATATAGACTTCAATTAGATGGTACTAGAAAAGAAGAATTTCCAGATAAGATAGGAGTAAAATCTATAGATGATATAGATGTTAGTGTAAAAAAAGGAGATTCGTATAAACTTCCAGTTGTAATAAGAGGTATAATGGGGGATGATTCTACTCAATATTTTGGTGTTACTTGGGATAAAAAAGATATAGATACTAATACTGTAGGAATATATAAGTTTTCAGGTACTGTGAATGGTTATAATAAGAAAGTAACTCTGAGTGTTAGAGTTTATTAA
- a CDS encoding WG repeat-containing protein, which translates to MRIKLNFKVKLTLFFLILLNIISLCNYSYKVSAKSNYTLLNTNSSFDTIFDFQNGIAKIQKNSLYGLMDENGKILLQPQFNSISSFKNGFAIIQKGNKYGFIDNLGKIIINPTFDKVSDFYEEGVASISSDNKWGLVNSLGNILLEPKFDTIYDFEDGYAKVRQQGKYGFIDKHGALISKIEFDDACNFDGGIAPVKKGNSWGIIDTKSNFTSLEFDEIQSFNNGLAPVKKQGKWGLTNTKGELSLTPQFYNMSFLNNNLIKVNYSGLYGIIDRTGKKLVDPEYDSITPLNDGYFLLQKSQKYGIADSNGTIIFSPQFDCIYNVQEDKAIIKKDGRYGFITTSGKINLKNHFDMIYSFNEGLARVKKDNKFGYINDLGDIVIDTIYDDAKDFNEGVAAVMKNDAPGYATSPSDAQEYYNWGFINRLGSTVIEKKYNSVTNFQNATALVKDKDSCSIIKNDDLKYMPSKLNVNALKSWTITFSSEIDSNTVTSDIDRTTIINSIDKTMMNNIKIKDSNNQPVNVSFKFEAPNKVTINPPTYGYKNGESYTITILNDFKSKNGDNITPSITKMNFSVTSN; encoded by the coding sequence TTGAGAATAAAATTAAATTTCAAAGTTAAACTAACTTTATTTTTTTTAATTTTATTAAACATTATATCTCTCTGTAATTACTCTTATAAAGTATCTGCCAAAAGTAATTATACTTTACTAAACACAAATTCATCATTTGATACTATTTTTGACTTTCAAAATGGTATAGCTAAAATTCAGAAAAATTCCTTATATGGATTAATGGACGAAAATGGAAAAATACTTTTGCAACCACAATTTAATTCAATTTCTTCCTTTAAAAATGGTTTTGCTATAATTCAAAAAGGAAATAAATATGGATTTATAGATAACTTAGGTAAAATAATTATAAACCCTACTTTTGACAAAGTATCAGATTTTTATGAAGAAGGTGTAGCTTCAATAAGTAGTGATAATAAATGGGGCCTTGTAAATTCATTAGGCAATATACTTTTAGAACCTAAATTTGATACTATATATGATTTTGAAGATGGATATGCCAAGGTAAGACAACAAGGTAAATATGGATTTATAGACAAACATGGAGCTTTAATTTCCAAAATTGAATTTGATGATGCTTGCAATTTTGATGGAGGTATTGCTCCTGTAAAAAAGGGTAACTCATGGGGCATAATAGATACAAAAAGTAATTTTACATCCTTAGAATTTGATGAAATTCAATCCTTTAATAATGGCTTAGCACCTGTAAAGAAGCAAGGAAAATGGGGTCTTACAAATACAAAAGGAGAATTATCTTTAACTCCTCAATTTTACAACATGAGTTTTCTTAACAACAACTTAATTAAAGTAAACTATTCAGGCCTTTATGGCATTATAGATAGGACAGGAAAAAAACTTGTAGACCCTGAATATGATAGTATTACTCCTTTAAATGATGGTTATTTTTTATTACAAAAATCCCAAAAATACGGTATCGCAGATAGCAATGGTACTATAATTTTTTCACCTCAGTTTGATTGTATATACAATGTACAGGAAGATAAAGCAATAATCAAAAAAGATGGAAGATATGGTTTTATAACTACATCTGGAAAAATTAACTTAAAAAACCATTTTGATATGATTTACTCTTTTAATGAGGGATTAGCTAGAGTAAAAAAAGATAACAAATTCGGATATATTAATGATTTAGGCGATATCGTTATTGACACTATATATGATGATGCTAAAGACTTTAATGAGGGTGTAGCTGCTGTAATGAAGAATGATGCACCTGGTTATGCTACAAGCCCATCAGATGCCCAAGAGTACTACAATTGGGGATTCATAAATAGGTTAGGCAGTACCGTTATAGAAAAAAAATATAATTCTGTAACAAATTTTCAAAATGCCACAGCCTTAGTAAAAGATAAAGATTCCTGCAGTATTATAAAAAATGATGATTTAAAATATATGCCCTCAAAATTAAATGTAAATGCTCTAAAATCTTGGACTATAACTTTTAGCAGTGAAATAGATAGTAATACTGTTACTAGTGATATCGATCGTACCACTATAATCAATAGTATTGATAAAACTATGATGAATAATATTAAAATTAAAGATAGTAATAATCAACCTGTTAATGTATCTTTTAAGTTTGAGGCACCAAATAAAGTAACGATAAATCCTCCTACTTATGGTTATAAAAATGGTGAAAGCTATACTATTACAATACTTAATGACTTCAAATCTAAAAATGGAGATAATATAACTCCTTCTATTACTAAAATGAATTTTTCAGTAACTTCTAATTAA
- a CDS encoding cell wall-binding repeat-containing protein gives MNRNSIQAIIMSLVLTAALPATFVKAAGTNVSRIGEADRYATAAKVATTNWSNPKDVILVCGEGYADAVSASVLSKQLDAPIILTNSGELNENAKSALNTLSPKNVYVIGGYASISKNIRSYLSSTSYNVIELSGKNRYETNIAVANQLVKLGMKADNVMLVSGEGFSDALSVAPIAAAKGEILLLGTNNSDEMKSVFNFVNSSNSKVTVIGTSNSINENIYSKLKAVNRINGGNNRFQTNLNVLKEFQSDLKNDKVFIANASSEDGYADALVASSLAGKYSSNLVLVDGENDSATGDAVDFIKSRISDKTDINVIGGTGVISDNVVSRINSTKEVPTKNDPTVQSVTSNGLNQVKVTFNTEVDRDTSELLSNYEMDGKEVNSNLSIKASATLQDDKRTVLITFANPYPQLKTLDFKVKNAILDASQANIIPEYSHKVTFSQSDVPTVKSVTPRGGNKLVIRFSEPIRISKENFNLLKINKQNAQNFSLDKYESKLLDKCDDWADGMELYFDSVLPTGNNTITLPNGNAEQNFDNAAQYPLKSSTISFTIDDTNGGPRVKSAVSNNSDTIYITYDRPMDQRTALLCTNYKINGKTVSVNLSDICFELGSNDTVVKIKNVADLVTKGENKVEMNSNIIDSYGYSLNQGTATFNIGVDNIKPQITSINFVDNSTIRIKFNKSVDNGSATNKSNYKLIDNSTGEDISYKINSISGVSGLNGDNRDTYDLKFLSTQQLDSSKYTITVNNIFDRSSPVNVINTYSQVIEGGNNKTEVTSIVKKSDTSGDVVIFFNKAMDESTLINPENYFFIDGKGEMRKLPANAFVVPAGDDKSVTITFSSSYIIGQGTADNYVVKMGISNVKDQNGNLLDGVAYTSEISSNYNNGPSLIQTTSKLSYEGNTMKVKVSLTDGLDALAIRDFTVDGQIPDSGYIEGKDVVLLFKNMNKINNIRSAGATTTVSVSGGDSTDAAGRRMQVGVDTLLLPPVTNQDSWIAQSAKSNTNYATVSMDFNQDIDTAIKTSYYDDFIFTNETTGKKINVTGVSIENSRKVIFEFNSGDIKSGDNIDVRMNDNINNINIRGKEYGSSRYAVMIPSRDDLAAKTLVAK, from the coding sequence ATGAATAGAAATTCTATACAGGCAATTATTATGTCTTTAGTTTTGACTGCGGCTTTACCAGCAACATTTGTAAAGGCTGCAGGAACAAATGTTTCGAGAATAGGTGAAGCGGATAGATATGCAACTGCTGCTAAAGTTGCTACCACTAATTGGAGTAATCCTAAGGATGTGATTTTAGTATGTGGAGAAGGTTATGCAGATGCAGTAAGCGCATCAGTACTTTCAAAACAATTAGATGCACCAATAATTTTAACAAACTCAGGTGAACTTAATGAAAATGCTAAAAGTGCATTAAATACATTAAGTCCTAAAAATGTATATGTTATAGGTGGATATGCATCTATATCAAAGAATATCAGAAGTTACTTAAGTAGTACAAGCTATAATGTAATAGAGTTAAGTGGAAAAAATAGATATGAAACTAATATTGCTGTTGCTAACCAGTTAGTTAAACTGGGAATGAAAGCTGACAATGTTATGTTAGTTAGTGGTGAGGGATTTTCAGATGCCCTATCTGTGGCACCTATAGCAGCTGCTAAGGGTGAAATATTGTTACTAGGAACAAATAATAGTGATGAAATGAAATCTGTATTTAATTTTGTAAATAGTAGTAATTCTAAAGTAACGGTTATTGGTACGAGTAATTCTATAAACGAGAATATATATAGCAAACTGAAAGCTGTTAATAGAATAAATGGAGGAAATAACAGATTTCAAACTAATTTAAATGTATTAAAGGAATTTCAAAGTGATTTGAAAAATGATAAAGTTTTTATTGCTAATGCAAGCAGTGAAGATGGATATGCAGATGCATTAGTAGCTTCATCTTTAGCTGGAAAGTATTCTTCAAATTTGGTATTAGTAGATGGTGAAAATGATTCTGCTACAGGTGATGCTGTAGATTTTATTAAGAGCAGGATAAGTGATAAAACTGATATAAATGTAATTGGAGGAACAGGTGTAATTTCAGATAATGTGGTATCTAGAATAAATTCAACTAAAGAGGTTCCAACTAAAAATGATCCTACAGTACAATCAGTAACTTCTAATGGGCTTAACCAAGTAAAGGTTACGTTTAATACTGAGGTGGACAGGGATACTTCAGAGCTCTTATCAAATTATGAAATGGATGGTAAAGAAGTAAATTCAAACCTTAGTATTAAGGCATCAGCAACTCTTCAAGATGATAAGAGAACAGTATTAATTACATTTGCAAACCCTTATCCTCAATTAAAAACTTTAGATTTTAAAGTTAAAAATGCTATATTAGATGCTAGCCAAGCTAATATTATACCAGAGTATAGTCATAAGGTTACTTTCTCACAGTCTGATGTTCCAACAGTTAAATCTGTAACTCCAAGAGGAGGAAATAAATTAGTAATAAGATTTTCAGAGCCTATTAGAATAAGTAAAGAGAATTTTAATTTACTAAAAATTAATAAGCAAAATGCACAAAATTTTTCATTAGATAAATATGAAAGTAAATTGCTTGATAAATGTGACGATTGGGCAGATGGAATGGAATTATATTTTGATTCAGTTCTTCCTACAGGTAACAATACTATTACATTACCTAATGGAAATGCTGAACAAAATTTTGATAATGCAGCACAATATCCTTTAAAAAGTTCAACAATTAGTTTTACAATTGATGATACTAATGGAGGACCTCGTGTTAAAAGTGCAGTTAGTAATAATTCAGATACAATATATATAACTTATGATAGGCCTATGGATCAAAGAACGGCTTTGCTATGTACAAATTATAAAATAAATGGTAAAACAGTTTCTGTAAATTTATCAGATATATGTTTTGAGCTAGGGTCTAATGATACTGTAGTAAAAATAAAAAATGTGGCTGATTTGGTAACAAAAGGAGAAAATAAGGTAGAAATGAATTCAAATATTATAGATTCCTATGGTTACTCACTTAACCAAGGTACAGCAACATTTAATATAGGTGTAGATAATATAAAACCTCAAATAACCAGTATAAACTTTGTAGATAATAGTACTATACGTATTAAGTTTAATAAAAGTGTGGATAATGGCTCTGCTACTAATAAATCTAATTATAAATTAATTGACAACTCTACGGGAGAGGATATTAGTTATAAAATTAATTCAATAAGTGGTGTGTCAGGATTAAATGGAGATAACAGAGATACTTATGATCTTAAATTTTTAAGTACTCAGCAATTAGATAGCTCAAAATATACTATAACTGTAAATAATATTTTTGATAGAAGTAGTCCAGTTAATGTTATAAATACTTATAGTCAGGTTATAGAAGGTGGCAATAATAAAACAGAAGTAACATCTATAGTGAAAAAATCAGATACCAGTGGAGATGTAGTTATATTCTTCAATAAAGCTATGGATGAAAGTACACTTATTAATCCAGAAAATTATTTCTTTATAGATGGTAAAGGCGAAATGAGAAAACTGCCAGCCAATGCATTTGTTGTACCAGCAGGAGATGATAAGAGTGTAACTATTACTTTTTCATCAAGTTATATAATAGGTCAAGGAACTGCTGATAACTATGTAGTAAAAATGGGAATTTCAAATGTTAAGGATCAAAATGGAAATTTGTTGGATGGTGTGGCTTATACAAGTGAGATAAGTAGTAATTATAATAATGGACCAAGTTTAATACAGACTACATCAAAGCTTAGCTATGAAGGTAACACTATGAAAGTAAAGGTTTCATTAACAGATGGGCTAGATGCATTAGCAATAAGAGATTTTACAGTTGATGGACAGATTCCAGATAGTGGTTACATTGAAGGAAAGGATGTAGTATTATTATTTAAAAATATGAATAAAATTAATAATATTAGATCTGCAGGAGCTACAACAACTGTAAGTGTATCTGGTGGAGATTCTACTGATGCTGCAGGGCGTAGAATGCAAGTTGGTGTAGATACTTTATTACTTCCTCCTGTTACAAATCAAGATTCTTGGATAGCTCAAAGTGCTAAAAGTAATACTAATTATGCTACTGTTTCTATGGACTTTAATCAGGATATTGATACAGCTATTAAAACTTCATATTATGATGACTTTATATTTACGAATGAAACTACTGGTAAAAAAATAAATGTTACAGGAGTTTCAATAGAAAATAGTCGTAAAGTTATTTTTGAATTTAATAGTGGTGACATTAAATCAGGAGATAACATTGATGTACGTATGAATGATAATATTAATAATATTAATATAAGAGGTAAAGAATATGGAAGCAGTAGATATGCTGTAATGATTCCATCTAGAGATGATTTAGCTGCAAAAACTTTGGTAGCCAAATAA
- a CDS encoding TolC family protein — translation MKKNLSFLIALAMSLTVSTSCLAATNLATASDNNNKVTSINISDLTLDKALNSVEDSSLEVQSLNKKIDSLKKVLDNDQMQVTFINVSNKSQSQYPNGKYAGVMIQKEVTPLLDQKNIDDTENSKNERVNSIKFDLEKQYMNAITAKNQIDNINKNIADLDEQIKQTQAKIDLGQLTKDSVNSLNVQKSQLVSQLSAPYTQQQQAILNIKKSLNMDLNTALNLADAKKNFVKFNDADIEDKIKEAVSRDYNLKSIQKNIDIQKIQVDIQTKYAYNSLIEPMNSKLTLEDLQNKVDDTVSNSYVSFWKAYYALKNKEDNVQAQLVAQESAQLAYNKALASFNNGMIDKVSLDSAELSLNTQKVATQQAINDYMITQGQFNYALDGHSTIAANIGASAQ, via the coding sequence ATGAAAAAAAATTTAAGTTTTTTAATTGCGTTAGCTATGTCTTTAACAGTATCTACTAGTTGTTTAGCAGCAACTAATCTAGCAACTGCAAGCGATAATAACAATAAAGTTACAAGTATTAATATATCTGATTTAACATTAGATAAAGCTTTAAATAGTGTAGAGGATAGTAGCTTAGAAGTGCAATCTTTGAATAAAAAAATAGATTCCTTAAAGAAAGTGCTGGATAATGATCAAATGCAAGTTACATTTATAAATGTTAGTAATAAATCCCAGTCGCAATATCCTAATGGTAAATATGCTGGGGTTATGATACAAAAAGAAGTCACACCTCTTTTAGATCAAAAAAATATTGATGATACGGAAAATAGTAAAAATGAAAGAGTTAATAGTATAAAGTTTGATTTAGAAAAACAATATATGAATGCTATAACGGCTAAAAATCAAATAGATAATATTAATAAAAACATAGCAGATTTAGATGAACAAATTAAACAGACTCAGGCTAAAATAGATTTAGGACAGTTGACTAAAGATTCAGTTAATTCGCTAAATGTGCAAAAAAGCCAGCTTGTATCACAGTTATCTGCACCTTATACTCAACAGCAGCAGGCTATTTTAAATATAAAAAAATCTTTAAATATGGATTTAAATACTGCATTAAATCTTGCAGATGCTAAAAAGAACTTTGTTAAATTTAATGATGCAGATATCGAGGATAAAATTAAAGAGGCTGTTAGTAGAGATTATAACTTAAAGAGTATACAGAAAAATATTGATATACAGAAAATACAAGTAGATATACAAACAAAGTATGCCTATAATTCACTAATTGAACCTATGAATTCTAAATTAACATTAGAGGATTTACAGAATAAAGTTGATGATACTGTTAGTAATTCATATGTAAGCTTTTGGAAGGCGTATTATGCTTTAAAAAATAAAGAAGATAATGTGCAAGCTCAATTAGTAGCTCAAGAAAGTGCTCAATTAGCTTATAATAAAGCTCTTGCAAGCTTTAATAATGGTATGATAGACAAAGTATCATTAGATTCAGCAGAGTTGAGTTTAAATACTCAAAAAGTAGCAACACAGCAGGCTATAAATGATTATATGATTACGCAGGGACAATTTAATTATGCTTTGGATGGTCATTCAACAATAGCAGCTAATATAGGAGCTTCTGCACAGTAA